In Streptomyces canus, one DNA window encodes the following:
- a CDS encoding AMP-binding protein encodes MSSFRPEDPGLPRIPPDRAREYRDRGWWRPERVDRLVLRHVDEDPEKEAVRGPGGRLTRRELADAVAGAAARLAGLGIARGDRVLVQLPNDLELVVLPLALMRLGAHPVMAVPTLRRRELLAVVAATRPTAVAVPRRWQRFDHVALARELRESCPSIRRILVADRTSDAVPEGTEDLVELCRPDPGARPLPDLGPPLADEPAVFLLSSGTTGPPKAIARAHEGYGYMIRTAARWAGLSPDTVYLAVMSGAHGFVLNCPGMFGVLAFGGRVVLGSPGDPGAALDLIDREGVTHTTLVPALVTQWLNEVRQRGRGPTSLRVMQAGGARLEPAPAAEAHKLLGCTVQQCYGMSEGLLTYTALDDPGDVIAHTQGRPASPGDEIRIVNEDGTEMAPGEVGEVLTRGPYTVAGYYAAPEADARAFTDDGFYRTGDLARLHPSGGLVVEGRTGDVINRGGEKISAGEIEALLAEHPLLRAVAAVAMPHPVWGQTVCVFAVPCDPEKQPTLLGLRRFLTEHGIATYKLPEELRVVDALPMIGVGKINRVSLRAAAADRQAREERKPTP; translated from the coding sequence GTGAGTTCATTCCGTCCCGAGGATCCCGGCCTCCCGAGGATTCCGCCGGATCGCGCGCGGGAGTACCGCGACCGCGGGTGGTGGCGTCCTGAGCGGGTCGACCGGCTGGTGCTGCGGCACGTGGACGAGGATCCCGAGAAGGAGGCCGTCCGCGGTCCCGGCGGCCGGCTGACCCGGCGCGAGCTGGCGGACGCGGTCGCCGGCGCCGCCGCCCGGCTGGCCGGCCTCGGGATCGCGCGCGGGGACCGGGTCCTGGTCCAGCTCCCGAACGACCTGGAGCTGGTCGTCCTGCCGCTGGCGTTGATGCGGCTGGGCGCCCACCCGGTGATGGCGGTGCCCACGCTGCGCCGCCGGGAGCTGCTGGCGGTCGTGGCGGCCACCCGGCCCACGGCCGTGGCCGTACCGCGCCGCTGGCAGCGCTTCGACCATGTCGCGTTGGCGAGGGAACTGCGGGAGAGCTGCCCGAGTATCCGGCGCATCCTGGTCGCCGACCGCACGTCGGACGCCGTTCCCGAAGGCACCGAGGACCTGGTCGAGCTGTGCCGTCCCGATCCCGGCGCGAGGCCCCTGCCCGATCTGGGGCCGCCGCTGGCCGACGAGCCCGCCGTCTTCCTGCTGTCCAGCGGGACCACCGGTCCACCGAAGGCGATCGCGCGCGCCCACGAGGGCTACGGCTACATGATCCGGACGGCCGCCCGGTGGGCCGGGCTGTCGCCGGACACGGTGTACCTCGCCGTCATGTCGGGGGCGCACGGGTTCGTCCTCAACTGCCCCGGCATGTTCGGCGTCCTGGCCTTCGGTGGCCGGGTGGTCCTGGGCTCGCCGGGAGATCCCGGGGCGGCGCTCGACCTCATCGACCGGGAGGGGGTGACGCACACGACGCTGGTGCCCGCGCTGGTCACCCAGTGGCTGAACGAGGTCCGGCAGCGGGGCCGCGGGCCGACGTCGCTGCGCGTGATGCAGGCCGGCGGCGCCCGTCTGGAGCCCGCCCCGGCGGCCGAGGCGCACAAGCTGCTCGGCTGCACGGTGCAGCAGTGCTACGGCATGAGCGAAGGGCTGCTGACCTACACCGCGCTGGACGACCCCGGTGACGTCATCGCCCACACCCAGGGGCGGCCGGCCTCACCCGGCGACGAGATCCGCATCGTGAACGAGGACGGCACCGAGATGGCACCCGGCGAGGTGGGAGAGGTGCTGACAAGGGGCCCGTACACGGTCGCCGGGTACTACGCGGCGCCGGAGGCCGACGCGCGCGCCTTCACCGACGACGGCTTCTACCGCACCGGCGACCTGGCACGCCTCCACCCGTCGGGCGGGCTGGTGGTGGAGGGCCGGACCGGCGACGTCATCAACCGCGGCGGGGAGAAGATCTCCGCCGGGGAGATCGAAGCGCTGCTCGCCGAGCACCCCTTGCTGCGGGCGGTCGCGGCGGTCGCGATGCCGCACCCGGTGTGGGGGCAGACGGTCTGCGTCTTCGCCGTCCCCTGCGACCCGGAGAAGCAGCCGACGCTGCTCGGCCTGCGCCGCTTCCTCACCGAGCACGGAATCGCCACGTACAAACTGCCCGAGGAATTGAGGGTGGTGGACGCCCTCCCGATGATCGGCGTCGGCAAGATCAACCGGGTCTCGCTCCGCGCGGCGGCAGCGGACCGGCAGGCCCGAGAGGAACGGAAGCCCACCCCATGA
- a CDS encoding FAD-dependent oxidoreductase yields the protein MTESYDVVVVGGGPVGLATAWQVAERGHRVLVLERHMFFNESGGTSGAERHWRLQYTEEDLFRLTLETLPLWRALESRCERRLIHEIGSLWFGDTDVVTNEGQISGTAAMMDKLSVRYEWLKATDIERRFGFRGLPRDYEGFLQPDGGTIDVRGTLAALFTLAQAAGSTLRAGETVTELVPDADGVSVTTDRGTYRAGKVVLACGPYTNDLLEPLGARLAYSVYEMAIAAYRQARPVDEAPFWFAFQQPTREDTNLFYGFGHNPWAPGEFVRCGPIFEVDPLDHPSAATGVADRRQMDRLSGWLRDHLPTVDPDPVRTSTCLAVLPTDPERQFFLGTARDLMTHGEKLVVYGAGWAFKFVPLFGRICADLAVEDSTAYDISRLAPQSAL from the coding sequence ATGACGGAGTCCTATGACGTGGTGGTCGTGGGAGGCGGGCCCGTGGGCCTGGCCACCGCCTGGCAGGTCGCCGAGCGCGGCCACCGGGTGCTGGTCCTGGAGCGGCACATGTTCTTCAACGAGAGCGGGGGCACCAGCGGCGCCGAGCGGCACTGGCGGCTCCAGTACACCGAGGAGGACCTGTTCCGCCTGACGCTGGAGACCCTTCCGCTGTGGCGCGCGCTGGAGAGCCGCTGCGAGCGCCGCCTCATCCACGAGATCGGCAGCCTCTGGTTCGGGGACACCGACGTGGTCACCAACGAGGGCCAGATCTCGGGGACCGCCGCGATGATGGACAAGCTCTCGGTGCGCTACGAGTGGCTCAAGGCCACCGACATCGAGCGGCGGTTCGGGTTCCGCGGCCTGCCCCGGGACTACGAGGGGTTCCTCCAGCCCGACGGCGGGACGATCGACGTCAGGGGGACGCTGGCGGCGCTCTTCACCCTCGCCCAGGCGGCCGGCAGCACCCTGCGCGCCGGTGAGACGGTGACGGAACTCGTGCCGGACGCGGACGGGGTGAGCGTCACCACCGACCGGGGCACCTACCGGGCCGGCAAGGTGGTGCTGGCCTGCGGCCCCTACACCAACGACCTGCTGGAACCGCTGGGCGCGCGCCTCGCGTACTCGGTGTACGAGATGGCCATCGCGGCCTACCGGCAGGCCCGGCCGGTGGACGAGGCGCCGTTCTGGTTCGCCTTCCAGCAGCCGACGCGGGAGGACACCAACCTGTTCTACGGGTTCGGGCACAACCCGTGGGCGCCCGGGGAGTTCGTGCGCTGCGGGCCGATCTTCGAGGTGGACCCGCTCGACCACCCGTCGGCGGCCACCGGCGTCGCCGACCGGCGCCAGATGGACCGGCTCTCGGGCTGGCTGAGGGACCACCTGCCCACGGTCGACCCCGACCCGGTGCGGACCTCGACCTGCCTGGCCGTACTGCCCACGGACCCCGAACGGCAGTTCTTCCTCGGCACCGCGCGGGACCTGATGACGCACGGGGAGAAGCTCGTCGTCTACGGGGCGGGCTGGGCGTTCAAGTTCGTCCCGCTGTTCGGCCGGATCTGCGCCGACCTGGCCGTGGAGGACTCCACCGCGTACGACATCTCACGGCTCGCCCCGCAGTCGGCTCTCTGA
- a CDS encoding DegT/DnrJ/EryC1/StrS aminotransferase family protein: protein MLTVNENSRYFVPAPAVGSILGEAEVAALGELVRSGESLSQGRWRDAFEQAMREHVGSRYAMTVTSGTVAVALAVHLLDLVPGDEVIVTPQTFKATADPLLAHDVTVRFCDVEPDTLNVDVDSFESLITPRTRALILVHYGGRPARMDEIMRVARRHGVRVIEDCAHALGALYRGRRPGVLGDIGCFSFHSSKNITTLGEGGMLTFDDPEWAERVDRIRSNAADGVLVPSPLLAGPYDRSEPWMMWAGDSYEKECLRIRHPGSNATLSEAGAAVGLVQLERLGELAGRRRWIAGRLAQTLAEFPQVRLADVPEDIHHPYHLFTFLVRPGQGVSRDEVIHALEDAGVQVQVRYFPLHLRPEWRGRGHRLGECPVTERLWFHEQVNLPCYPSMTDGQVEHLVLALKSALTGRRDTGKGGTSSYEEART from the coding sequence ATGCTGACCGTGAACGAGAACTCCCGGTACTTCGTGCCGGCCCCCGCTGTGGGAAGCATCCTCGGGGAGGCCGAGGTGGCCGCGCTCGGCGAGCTCGTCCGCTCCGGCGAGAGCCTCTCGCAAGGGCGGTGGCGGGACGCGTTCGAGCAGGCGATGCGCGAGCACGTCGGCAGCCGGTACGCGATGACCGTCACCAGCGGAACCGTCGCCGTCGCGCTCGCCGTGCACCTGCTGGACCTCGTCCCCGGTGACGAGGTGATCGTGACCCCGCAGACCTTCAAGGCCACCGCCGACCCCTTGCTGGCGCACGACGTGACGGTCCGCTTCTGCGACGTGGAGCCGGACACCCTGAACGTGGACGTCGACTCGTTCGAGTCGCTGATCACCCCGCGGACCCGGGCCCTGATCCTGGTCCACTACGGCGGCCGGCCGGCCCGCATGGACGAGATCATGCGGGTGGCCCGCCGGCACGGCGTCCGGGTGATCGAGGACTGCGCGCACGCGCTGGGCGCCCTCTACCGCGGCCGGCGGCCGGGCGTGCTCGGCGACATCGGGTGCTTCAGCTTCCACTCCAGCAAGAACATCACGACGCTCGGCGAGGGCGGCATGCTCACCTTCGACGACCCCGAGTGGGCCGAGCGCGTCGACCGCATCCGGTCCAACGCCGCCGACGGGGTCCTCGTGCCGTCACCGCTGCTGGCCGGGCCGTACGACCGCTCGGAGCCCTGGATGATGTGGGCGGGGGACTCGTACGAGAAGGAGTGCCTGCGCATCCGCCATCCCGGGAGCAACGCCACACTCAGCGAGGCCGGGGCGGCCGTGGGGCTCGTCCAGCTGGAGCGTCTCGGGGAGCTGGCCGGGCGGCGGCGGTGGATCGCCGGGCGCCTGGCCCAGACGCTGGCGGAGTTCCCGCAGGTGCGGCTGGCCGACGTGCCCGAGGACATCCACCACCCCTACCACCTGTTCACCTTCTTGGTCCGGCCGGGGCAAGGGGTGAGCCGCGACGAGGTGATCCACGCCCTCGAAGACGCCGGGGTCCAGGTGCAGGTGCGCTATTTCCCCCTGCACCTGCGCCCCGAGTGGCGGGGCCGGGGCCACCGGCTCGGCGAGTGTCCGGTCACCGAGCGGCTCTGGTTCCACGAGCAGGTCAACCTGCCCTGCTACCCGTCGATGACCGACGGCCAGGTCGAGCACTTGGTGCTGGCCCTGAAGTCCGCGCTCACCGGACGGCGGGACACCGGCAAGGGCGGCACGTCGAGTTACGAGGAGGCCCGGACATGA
- the dmpG gene encoding 4-hydroxy-2-oxovalerate aldolase, with amino-acid sequence MSQEAARDAAAGRPVQIHDPTLRDGQHAVRHSLGAEQFRAYLKAADAAAVPVVEVGHGNGLAASSLQVGRARLSDDEMMSIARETLTTSKLGVLMFPGWATTQDIKNALAYEVDLVRIATHCTEASVAERHLGFLRDEGVEAHGILLMTHMASPDQLAEECARLVGYGATGVGILDSSGHFLPSDVTARIGAICAAVDVPVMFHGHNNLGMAVANSIAAAEAGAGILDACARGFGAGAGNTQLEVLVPVLERLGFRTGIDLYRLLDAADIAGRELMPAPPTIDSVSIVSGLAGVFSGFKKPVLDIAAREGVDPRDVFFELGRRQVVAGQEDLIVEVALALRAARDGESPAGRGTGSC; translated from the coding sequence ATGAGCCAGGAAGCGGCCCGGGACGCCGCCGCGGGCAGGCCGGTCCAGATCCACGACCCGACGCTGCGCGACGGCCAGCACGCCGTGCGGCACAGCCTCGGCGCGGAGCAGTTCCGCGCCTATCTGAAGGCCGCGGACGCCGCGGCCGTCCCGGTCGTCGAGGTCGGCCACGGCAACGGGCTGGCCGCCTCGTCCCTCCAGGTCGGCCGGGCCCGGCTGAGCGACGACGAGATGATGTCGATCGCCCGGGAGACCCTGACGACCAGCAAGCTCGGGGTTCTCATGTTCCCGGGCTGGGCCACCACCCAGGACATCAAGAACGCCCTCGCGTACGAGGTCGACCTGGTGCGCATCGCGACGCACTGCACCGAGGCCAGCGTCGCCGAGCGCCACCTCGGCTTCCTGCGCGACGAGGGCGTGGAGGCGCACGGCATCCTCCTGATGACGCACATGGCGAGCCCCGACCAGCTCGCAGAGGAGTGCGCGCGCCTGGTCGGGTACGGCGCCACCGGCGTGGGCATCCTCGACTCCTCGGGGCACTTCCTGCCCTCGGACGTCACGGCCCGCATCGGGGCCATCTGCGCCGCCGTCGACGTGCCGGTGATGTTCCACGGGCACAACAACCTCGGGATGGCCGTGGCGAACTCGATCGCCGCCGCGGAGGCGGGGGCCGGCATCCTCGACGCGTGCGCGCGGGGCTTCGGCGCCGGCGCCGGCAACACCCAGCTCGAGGTCCTGGTGCCGGTGCTGGAGCGGCTGGGGTTCCGGACGGGCATCGACCTGTACCGGCTCCTGGACGCCGCGGACATCGCGGGGCGGGAGCTGATGCCGGCGCCGCCCACCATCGACTCCGTCTCCATCGTCAGCGGGCTGGCCGGGGTGTTCTCCGGGTTCAAGAAACCGGTGCTCGACATCGCAGCGCGGGAAGGGGTCGACCCGCGCGACGTCTTCTTCGAACTCGGCAGGCGTCAGGTGGTCGCGGGCCAGGAGGACCTGATCGTGGAGGTGGCGCTGGCCCTGCGCGCCGCCCGGGACGGGGAAAGCCCGGCGGGCCGTGGGACCGGCTCATGCTGA